CAAGCCTATCTGAACTATATGAATCCCAAATTAGAGCAATTACTCAATGATAATGAGGCATTTGAACAAATCATCTATCAATGCCGCTCTATTCGGGATAAGCTTAAGAGTGATGATATGTTGGGTACAAATGATAGGTCAATTCCAGAAAATGATGTTCAATTATCAACTGCTTATCGCAACTATTTCAATCAAATTTTGAATACACGGGATTTTTACAAGTATGCCAAAAAAGATGACGTTCAAGCAATTATCAATCAGGTGATCAGCCCTCATAATATAGCGTTTAATATTGAGCAGGATTTTATTGCTTTATTAGAATGCGTTGATCGCTCAACTTGGTTTGAGGAGTGGGATTTTTTAACGAGATTGTAGAATTTTAACCATGATGACCTACCCTAAACGACTGATCGAAGTTGACCTACCCATTAAGGGAATTTCTGCCCATGCGCGGCGGTAAAAATCGATTCGTCATGGGCATATTTCTACACTTCATAGCGCAGCTTGACGGTGGGAGTATGTCAATGAATTTGCCAAGCAAACTGATTACTGTTCACTAAAAAAGCTGCGCCGCTGCCCGTTAAAATTAACTAAAGTGAGGCATAAGAGTCAAAACTCCCAAGTCTAAATCTTTACTATCGATCGATTTTGCCTCGTAGAGGGCTAACATATCGTTTAATTGGGGATTACCGCAGGAGGAACCAGTTACCCCCATGGCAACAATCAAACCACAATAACCCTCGGTATTTTTGATGCGTTTTTGCCAATTGCGGCGAGCATTACGGTGGTCGGGATCATCTTGCTCGAATTCCCCAAACAGATAGAGATCACCGTTAGCCATTTTCAGAATCCCGAGATCATAACGGGTATCTTCTAAGGGATCTTCGCCGGGGTTAAAACCAATAGCCTCCAAACCGCCAGCTTGTTGGATTTTTTCGATCAGTTCCTTGGCTTTCGGTCGGGAGGTCTGGATCATAACCACGGGGAAACCCTCTCCTTTTGTCGGTACGGACTGGGGTTGATAATGGATCTTCGGCCGATTGCGAATTTTATCCAATAATTGCCAGGGAACCATTCCCAGACTCAGATGTGCATTATCAGGGACTAGATTCTCCTTGAGTACGGATTCTTCCTCATCATCATCCTCATCATCATCGTCGTCGTCGTCGTCCTCCTCTAAGAGTTGCATAAATTCCGCACATAGATCGGGCATCGTGGCTACCGTCACCGCCACGGTTTCCCCTTTTGCTTGTTCGGGATCGAGGGGAATGCGAAAACGACGCTGTAATTCTCCGATTGGTTCTTCCGATAAAGCGGATTGATTGCCTTTCAAAAAGCGCAACAGAGCCATTAAAGCTAAATATACCGTGATTGCTTCTTCTTCATCTAAATAGGGGCGAATACCTTCGTAGGGATGCACGCTGCCAAAAACCGGATGAATCTGGGAGGGGGCAGCCGAGGCCAGATCGTAGTCATCCTCATCATCGTCCTCGTCATCATCGGCCAATTCGTAGCTTAAAAACCAGCAATCTTGGGAAAGAAAGGCTTTTTCTAATCTTTCCATCGATTTTTCTTCTAAAGCGGCCTGCCGGAATTGTTTGAGGGATGCTAGGGAACGATAGAGAATGACTCCGTATTCCCGACCGAGCATTCCCATGATACAGGCGTAAAGATACGGGAAATCGGGGCGATCGATCTTAATTTCCAAGATATCGTAATCAGCTAAACAGGACCAGGGTTCAGCTTTCCAAATTTCGTGAGCGGTTTTCACCAAAGCGGACTGCCAAGCGGGGGGAATTGCCGGGGGGCGGTTATTTTGGAATTCCTCGAATCCGCGAAAGAGATCATCGATCAGGGGCAAACTGGGGACATAATCGATGGTGATATCGAGATCTTGCAGTACCCCGCGCAGGAAAAACTGTGTTTCTCGATCGCGGACGATAATTTTTTTCGGTCTGGCTGGCCGGGCGGGATTTTGGGGTGTTTCGATGGCGCGGATTAAGGTTCTCACCATGGCCTCGGGCCCGGTTTCGGGGGAAACTACTTCCATAGCGCGTACACAGCCCTCGCTGCCATCCACCCAGATCACGCACTCGCCGCCGCTTTCTTGATTTGGTTCTAGGGTGGCCCGGGGCATTCTCTCGGATAAGGATAAAGCACGACGATCTCCTTCCCAAACGCTGGGAATTTGTGGGATTTTTTTGAGGCGGCTTTGGGTCGTCCGGGGCAGAAGATTCATCGGGAAATTTAGGGGTAGCTGTGTTAGGATTTTAACCTTTTCTTTTCAAGGATTCCATAGAATCATTCTATCGATTTAGTCGATAACTTGATAAATAAACCGGAAACCTGACCAAGTTCCCAGATCAAAGGCGTATTCATCAATTAAACTGCCAGAACTATCCATTTTCAAGCCTAAATCTAATTTTAGATCGCTCCAGAAAGCTCTGGCTATTTCTAGGGGGTTAGTCAGGGTGAGCAGTTGGGTTGCTTCTCCCTTGAGGCTTTGAGTGGCATTGAGAAGGGTTAAGGTGTTGGGGAAAGGATGGCGACTGAGGATCAGGAGATGTTCTCTGATGCCCTTGGCTTGACTAATTTTCCAATGCCCTTGGCGGTCATTGGGGATGGTGGCCTTGGTTTTGTCCGCCACGACAAAGGGGGCTAATGGGCTGGAATTGCTGAACTTATCGGGGTTTTCTGGACGGGAACAGTATAAAAACGGTTGGCGATCGCTGTCGAGGACAAGGATCAGTGCGTAGAGGGGTTGTTCTTCTTGATTCTCGATTTGATAGCGAATTTCCGTACCGACGGGCAGAATTAAGTCATTTTTAGCGGTATTAGCCCCCCTGCTACCCGCAATTTTTTGGGTTTGTACCGTGGAGATATAGGTTTGATCGAGGCTTTCCAGGGTGACAATGACGGCTAAACCGGAGGATTCTTGATTGATCAACAAGTGCCACAATTTGCAGGCCAGCAGGGTTTCTAGTTGCGATTGCAGTCGTTTAATCCCCGATTTAATTGCTTCGTTGGCCGCCCCTAAACTACCGATAATTAGGGAGCCATTAGGAGATAATAACTGATAATTGCCAGTTTCTTCGCTACCAACTCGACTTAAGAGACAATCTACCGTTTGTTCGCCAATGTTAACCACGGCGGCCACATCGGGCAAACTGGCAAAGGTACTGGTAGCATCTACCCGTTCAATCCGGGTTAAGTTACTATCCAAACCGACGATTAAGCCGATTTTACTCGGAAAAACCCGCAATTTTTCCTCTAGAATCTGTCCTATTTCTAGGGAAGCAGCGGCGGATAATAATTGCGCTTTCGCTTTTAAACCCTGACGGGAGAGAATTTGTAGGCTGATTTCCTCCCCAGTCGCCTCAATAAAGCTCAAACAGGAGTTAATCCCGTAATTTTCTAGGATTTCTAAGGGCAGGCCGACCAGATTGACTTCTAGGGTGCGTTCATCAATAAGATTTGTAACAATTGCCGCTCCACCCCTTGACTTTTCTGGCTGTATATGATATGGCGGCGCAGAATTATTTTGATTACCGGTCAGGATTGCCGGTTGCTGTTGTTCACTGCTGTGACTAGCGACGAGATGACGGAGACGGGGAAAAGCGATCGCAATTGTCGGACTGGGGCAAGCTTGCCAGAGATACTGGGTGAGATCATAGGTGAATAAGCCGGCATTGGGGCTATTACCGCTCAATTCCAGGGCGATTTGCTCTGGTTTAGCGGCAGCGAGAATAACGCCGTTACTAGACTTATTTTTGAGGTTAAAACGGGTTTTAATATCGGCAGCGAAAGTTAATTCGGCGGGGTTAAGATCAGTAATGGTTCTAGAATAGGAACGAATGCGAAGATTACCGAGATAGGGCTGAGGTTGGGGGAGATGACTACTATCAAAAATCAAGCTAAACTTATCCGTAGCTAGACAGCGAGCCATCAGCAGGATATTTTCCTTAAGTAAAGCATTTTCTGCCCCATCAGCAGTAATAAAAACTTCTTTTCTGTCCCCAACACTGCCATAACCACTAAAGTGAAAAATGACCACATCCCCTGCCTTGGCTTGGGCGATCAGGTGTTCTAAAAAAGCCGCTTCGATCGCTTCTCGACTGGCTTGTTGTCCCGTTAAAGTCACTATATCAGCATCCTGAAAACCAAAACGATAACGGAGAAGGTCTTTTTGTAACTCCACATCGGTAAGACAACCGGGCAGCGGCGGAATATTCGCCCCATACTGGTCAATACCGACTAAAAGAGCCAATTTTCGGGGATTAGGGGCGGCGAGAGCGGCCAAATGACGGTTAAGGGTCCCTTGACTAATCGCCAAAGTCAGCAACCCCCAACCTGTCTGCTGGATCAATTCTCGCCTAGTTATGTTCATCGGAAATTTTGGGTCTGAAACCCCGCCGTTCTACGGCGGCTTTACGTTAGAATTAAAAAGACCGTCTCGAAAACCAAGTGGGCGGACAGCACCTTGAAAACTCGGCTTAGGGAGTTCCGTTCAGAAAAGCTTGTCCGGGTAAAAAGTCGCGCGCAACAAGTACAAGAAGCGTTTAGTCAGAACCGTACCGTGGGACACACGGAATCGGGCTTCTGAAATGGAGCGAAAGTCTGTGGACTCTGTGTAAGACAGTACATGGTTTTTTAACTGTGGTATGCGACGGTGGTGGAAGCAGAAACTTAAATCGTGAGGTTTAGGAATCGCCGCACTTTTAGGGCGGCGAGGATGTCAAGATCCTTGCATGGCGCGGATTAATTCGGCAGCCACTTCTGGACGGGAGAATTCCGGAGGTGGTAATTCTCCTTTACGCAGCAGTTCCCGGACTTTCGTTCCCGAAAGGTGGATTCTTTCTTCTGGTAAACTGGGGCTAGTTTTGGTGGTTGCCATTCCCGAAGTGCGGGTACAGTAGAAAGCGTGTTCAAACTTCATCGGCACGATTCCCAATTCCCCAGGCTCGAACTCATCAAAGATATACTGAGCATCGTAGGTTCCGTAGTAGTCGCCGACTCCGGCATGGTCACGACCGACGATAAAATGGGTACAACCGTAGTTTTTACGGATAATAGCGTGAAAAATTGCTTCCCGGGGGCCAGCGTAACGCATAGCTGAGGGGTTGATAGCTAGAATAACGCG
This portion of the Microcystis aeruginosa NIES-2549 genome encodes:
- a CDS encoding caspase family protein, whose protein sequence is MNITRRELIQQTGWGLLTLAISQGTLNRHLAALAAPNPRKLALLVGIDQYGANIPPLPGCLTDVELQKDLLRYRFGFQDADIVTLTGQQASREAIEAAFLEHLIAQAKAGDVVIFHFSGYGSVGDRKEVFITADGAENALLKENILLMARCLATDKFSLIFDSSHLPQPQPYLGNLRIRSYSRTITDLNPAELTFAADIKTRFNLKNKSSNGVILAAAKPEQIALELSGNSPNAGLFTYDLTQYLWQACPSPTIAIAFPRLRHLVASHSSEQQQPAILTGNQNNSAPPYHIQPEKSRGGAAIVTNLIDERTLEVNLVGLPLEILENYGINSCLSFIEATGEEISLQILSRQGLKAKAQLLSAAASLEIGQILEEKLRVFPSKIGLIVGLDSNLTRIERVDATSTFASLPDVAAVVNIGEQTVDCLLSRVGSEETGNYQLLSPNGSLIIGSLGAANEAIKSGIKRLQSQLETLLACKLWHLLINQESSGLAVIVTLESLDQTYISTVQTQKIAGSRGANTAKNDLILPVGTEIRYQIENQEEQPLYALILVLDSDRQPFLYCSRPENPDKFSNSSPLAPFVVADKTKATIPNDRQGHWKISQAKGIREHLLILSRHPFPNTLTLLNATQSLKGEATQLLTLTNPLEIARAFWSDLKLDLGLKMDSSGSLIDEYAFDLGTWSGFRFIYQVID
- a CDS encoding DUF6930 domain-containing protein gives rise to the protein MNLLPRTTQSRLKKIPQIPSVWEGDRRALSLSERMPRATLEPNQESGGECVIWVDGSEGCVRAMEVVSPETGPEAMVRTLIRAIETPQNPARPARPKKIIVRDRETQFFLRGVLQDLDITIDYVPSLPLIDDLFRGFEEFQNNRPPAIPPAWQSALVKTAHEIWKAEPWSCLADYDILEIKIDRPDFPYLYACIMGMLGREYGVILYRSLASLKQFRQAALEEKSMERLEKAFLSQDCWFLSYELADDDEDDDEDDYDLASAAPSQIHPVFGSVHPYEGIRPYLDEEEAITVYLALMALLRFLKGNQSALSEEPIGELQRRFRIPLDPEQAKGETVAVTVATMPDLCAEFMQLLEEDDDDDDDDEDDDEEESVLKENLVPDNAHLSLGMVPWQLLDKIRNRPKIHYQPQSVPTKGEGFPVVMIQTSRPKAKELIEKIQQAGGLEAIGFNPGEDPLEDTRYDLGILKMANGDLYLFGEFEQDDPDHRNARRNWQKRIKNTEGYCGLIVAMGVTGSSCGNPQLNDMLALYEAKSIDSKDLDLGVLTLMPHFS